Genomic window (Pirellulales bacterium):
TAGCTGCCAAGCAACCCCCCAAAAAATTCGTCAAGCGGTCAAACTTCACGCACCCGATGCCTGTCAAAGGCCGCGCTATGAATGGCCAAGGGGGGCCGGTTGCTAGCGCGAAAATCTACGTGGCGTCGAAGCTTGCCGGCTGGAAGCGCATTGCGTCGGGCGAAACAAACGGGGCGGGCCACTACGAACTTCGCGATGTCGAGCTGCCGATCGAGACGGCGAACTCGGAATCGGAAAAGGATCGGGGCGCCTTTGAGGTGTTTGGCGAAGCTGACGGATACGGTTTCGCGTGGCGAACCAAGGAATGGTTTTATCCGCAGCAGCAGCAGCAGCCAAAGCCCGAAGCAACAATCGTCCTTGACCTTGTGTTTCCACCGCCTGCGGCGCTTAGCGGGCGAATCGTTGATGAGTTCGGAAAACCTCTGCCCAACACTGTACTCACTCTCAAGTATTGCTCGACGACACCTCCGGAAGGCTATGGCCCGAACCGCGAGTTCAGAGTGATGAGTCCTGCCAATGAGCTCGAATCACTGAACGACCGGGACAGTGTGCCGCCCGAGATCAGGATTCGCACGACGGATGCCGACGGGCGATTTAGCTTCACGCAATTGCCCAAGGACTGTCGATTCCGGATTGCTGTTTCGCCGCCGAACTTCGCTGGCCGCAGCATCTGGGCCGCGACGCGCGACGATCTGCGAGATGACGAAGGAAACACGATTCTCAATGGCGACATCGTTGTGGAGTTTGCTCATCCGCGCGTCGTTCCGATCCAGGTCCTATATGGCGACACTGACAAGCCTGCCCGGAGAGTGCTTGTCCAAGGGGACAGCGCCGGCGCGCACTGGTCGGAAACATCTGATGAGGAAGGACGCGTCACGTTGCGCTTACCACCAGGCGCTTACCGATTGCAACTTCTTCCCGAACATGGCACGAGCTACCTCGTTTCCGACAGTGACTTCGTCGTCAGTGCATCGGATCAGGAGCCGATCCTCGCGCGGTTGCGACCGGCGGCCGTGGTCGAAATTACAGTCATCGATGCCGATACGGGCGTGGGAATCCCCGATGTGGACGTATGGCGCGAGGTGAACGTCCCTGCGACGCCTGACGAACCTGCTCGAACTTATCGGGAGACGCCCTATTTCCGAAGTTGGGAGGTTGCCACCCGCATAGCGCACGTGGAACGCCCGCACACTGACGAAAATGGCAAATTACGGATGCTCTTTGAAGCACGCCCGCAGCGGATCGGCGTCGCCCTTCATTCGCAGCCGCGCGGGTATCGCGTCGTGGAGGAGAATGGCCAGGTCATCTTATGCGGTGCCGGAAAGACGGTGCAGGTGACGTTTCACCTGCGGAAGATCAAGCCCGCGGCCAACGCCAAAGCGCGCTGATTCCGAAGGCTGTAGACGTCAATTCAACTCGCTCGCCTCTTCCCAGTGCGGATACAGCGTAGCCAGTGCCGCTTGCTGCTCGGTGATTTCGGCTTGGATCGCGCGCACGCGTTGCCCGTCGCGGAGGGCTTCGGGCGTGGCCAGTTCGGCGTGCAGCGCCTCGACGCGTGATTCGCGCTCGAAGATTTCCTTCTCCAGATCGGCCACCTTGCGATACGGGAATTTGCGTTTCGGCTTGGTCGCCTTGTCGTTTCGCCCCGTGCGTTTGGCGGCGGGCTTCTCCCGTTCGTCATCAGCTTTCGTTCCCGCTCCGCCGCCGGCCAGCCCTTGCGAGACCAGATGCTGATAGGCGTCGTAATTTCCCGCGACCTCGCGGAATCGACCCGGCTCGACCACCAGCACGTGATCCACGACGCGGTTGAGAAAGTACCGGTCGTGGCTCACCAGCAGCACCGTGCCGTCGAATTCCAAGAGCGACCGCTCGAGCGAATCGCGAGCCCACAGGTCCAAGTGATTCGTCGGCTCGTCGAGCACCAGAAAATTCGCATCGTCGGCCGCGAGCTGCGCAAGCGCCGCGCGGCTGCGCTCGCCACCGCTCAGACTGTCGACGCGCTGAAACACCGCATCCCCCACGAGCCCGAATCGCGCGAGCAGGCCGCGCCGCTGCGGTTCGTTGAACTGCTTGCGCGCCGGGCGGATCGCGTCGACCACTTGTGCGTCGCAATCCAGGCTGCGCAGCTGTTGATCGTGATATCCGATGCGGACGTTCGTGCCGATGATCGCCCGACCTTCGTCAGCCTTCTCTTCACCAACCAGGCAGCGCAACAGGGTGGTCTTGCCCGACCCGTTCGGCCCGAGGATTCCCCACCGCTCGCCGCGCTGGATATCGAATGACAGGTCGGCGAACAGCGGCCGATCGTAGCCCTTGGCCAGATGCTCGACGCGCAGGACGACGTCCCCCGTCCGGTCGGCGGGCGTAAAGCCCATCGGCGGCGCCTGGATTTCGCGCGGAGCCTCGACGCGTTCGATGCGGGCGAGCTTTTTGCGACGGTCTTCGGCTTGCGCGTGGTTCTGCCCGTAATGATTGCGACGAATGAAATCCTCGGTCTTGGCGATCAGCTCTTGCTGCTTCTCGTAGGTGCGCGCCTGCACCTCCAGGCGTTGCGCCTTTTGCCGCCAATAGGCCGAGAAATTGCCGGTGTAGCTATCGACCGTGCCGCGAAACAGCTCGACCGTGCGATTGGTCACCTTGTCGAGAAAGTAACGATCGTGGCTGACGATGATCATCGCCTGCGGACTATCGGCCAGAAACCGTTCGAGCCATTGCGTGGCTTCGATATCGAGATGATTCGACGGCTCGTCGAGCAGCATCAGATCCGGCTCGGACAACAACAGCCGCGCGAGCAACAACCGGTTGTGCTGCCCACCGCTGAGCGTTTCGATCGGCTGCTGGAAAGCCTCGCGCGAAAAGCCGAGCCCTTCCAGCACGCGCTCGATGCGGTGATCGATGTTGTAGGCGTCGCGATGTGTCAGTTCATGCTGCAGCCGTTCGTACCGTTCGGCCAGCCGCTTGTGCTCGGCCGGGTCGTTGGCCGCGGCCAGCTCGTGCGCGGTGCGCTCGGCATCGGCCGCGAGCGCCGTCAGGCTTGAAAGTGCCGACGCCGCTTCCTCCCACAGCGTGCGGCCGGGCACGATCGTCGGCTGCTGTTCGAGATAGTCGAGCCGGGCCGACGAATGCAATTCCACCGTGCCGCCGTCGGCCGACTGGTGTCCGGCGAGGATCGACAACAGTGTCGTTTTGCCGGCCCCGTTCGGACCGACCAGGCCGATCTTGTCGCCCGGGCGCACCTCGAACGTGACCCCGTCCAGAACGGGATCGGGTCCGAAATGTTTGACGATATCGGCGACGTTGAGCAGGATCATGGCGGTCGGGTTTTGTGTTCCGAAAGAGCGAGTTGCCGCGACTATAGGCGGCGCGCCCGGGGGTCGTGAAGTCCATTTGGGTGCGCGCCGCGACGGTACCTCTTTTGGGTACTATAGCAATCGCGAAGCCGGCGTTTCATCGGCCTTTGTGTAGGCCGTGCGTCCGGGCTAGACTGCTATATATAGGGCGGCTCCCACCTGCATCGATCGCGCCCTCGGCAACGCGGCCTTGCCGATGCACTCACGGCCACCCGCGGACGACGGTCGCGAGCAGAAGTTCGAGCACCGGACCATGAAGAAACTCACCTCCGGCGGCGGCTGGCAGGCCATTCGCTACACGTTCAGCAAAGCCCGTCAGGCGGGCGGAATCTTGAAGCTGTGGCGAGCCATGCGCTCGCGCAATGCCTGCAAGACGTGCGCTCTCGGCATGGGGGGGCAGGCGGGCGGCATGGTCAACGAGGCCGGCCACTTCCCCGAGGTCTGCAAAAAATCGTTGCAGGCCATGGTCTCTGACATGCAAGGAGGCATTCCGCCCGAGTTCTTCGCCACGTATTCCGTCGCGCAGATGCAGCAGTTCACCCCGCGCGAGCTGGAACACCGTGGACGGCTGACGCAGCCCATGTTGCACAGGCGCAATGAAAATTTTTATGAGCCGATCACCTGGGAAGACGCGCTGGCGCGGATTGCCGACAAGCTGCGCGGCCTGCGGCCTGACGAGACGTTCTGGTACACCAGCGGTCGCAGCTCGAACGAAGCCGGCTTCCTGGTGCAGCTCATGGCCCGGCTGTACGGCACCAACAACGTCAACAACTGCAGCTACTACTGCCATCAGGCGAGCGGCGTCGGCCTGGCCAATACACTGGGCACCGGCACGGCCACCGTGCAGCTCGAAGATCTGGAGCATACGGACCTGGTGTTTGTCATCGGCGGTAACCCGGCCAGCAATCATCCGCGGCTGATGACGACCTTGATGCACGTCCGCCGCCGCGGCGGGCAAGTCATCGTGATCAACCCGGTGCGCGAAACCGGCATGGTCAACTTTCGCGTGCCGAGCGATCCGCGCAGCATGCTCTTCGGCAGCGCGATCGCCAGCCTGTACGTCCAGCCCGACATCGGCGGCGATCTGGCATTGCTTACCGGCATCGCCAAGCGCATCGTCGAGATGGGAGCCATGGACCAGCGCTTTCTCAGCGAGTATTGCCACGGCTGGACGGAGCTGGAAGCAAATCTGCGCTCGCTCGACTGGCGCGATCTCTGCGAGCGCAGCGGGGTCGCCAAGAGCGACATCGACAGAATCGCCGAGCTTTATGCGCGGGCCAAGAACGCCGTCTTCTCCTGGACGATGGGAATCACGCATCACCTGCACGGCGTGCAAAATGTCGAAGCGATCACGAACCTGGCGCTCTTGCGCGGCATGGTGGGTCGGCCGCAGGCGGGCTTGCTGCCGATTCGCGGCCACTCGAACGTGCAAGGAATTGGCTCGGTCGGCGTATCGCCGAAACTGAAGGACGCCGTGTTCGACCGATTGCAGAACTACTTCGGCGTGCAACTGCCGACGGCGCCGGGCCTCGACACCATGGCTTGCATGGAAGCGGCCGAGACGGGCCGGCTGCGGTTCGGTTTCTGCCTGGGCGGAAATCTCTTCGGCTCGAACCCCGATGCCACGTACGCGGCCCGGGCGATTGCGAACCTGGACATGATCGTCTACCTGAACACGACCTTGAACACAGGGCACGCCCATGGCCTGGCCGGGGAAACGATCATCCTGCCGGTGCTCGCGCGCGATGAAGAGCCGGAAGTCACGACGCAGGAATCGATGTTCAACTACGTGCGCTTGAGCGACGGCGGGCCGGCCCGGCACGTCGGACCGCGCAGCGAAGTCTCGACGATCGCCGACCTTGCCGGTCGCGTCATGCCGGGCCATCAACCGATCGACTGGCACGGTATGCAGAGCACGCACCGCATTCGCGAGGCCATCGCGGCGATCGTGCCGGGCTTCGAGCAGATCGCGACGATCGACCAGACCAAGAAGGAATTCCAGATTCCCGGCCGTACCTTCCACACGCCCGAGTTCAAAACGCCCGACGGCAAGGCGCGCCTGAAAGTACACGAACTGCCCGATACGGGAGTCACCAACGGCCAGTTGCGGCTGATGACCGTGCGCAGCGAAGGGCAGTTCAATACCGTGGTGTACGAGGACTACGACCTGTATCGCAACCAGGACCGGCGCGACGTGATTCTCATGCATCCACAGGATATCGCGCGGCTGGGACTGCGGGCCGAAGAACGCGTGACGGTGTCGAGCGAAGTCGGCACGATGCCGCGGATCCTCGTGCGCTCTTTCGAAGAGATCAAGCCAGGCAACGTGCTGATGTATTATCCCGAGGCCAACGTGCTGGTCCCCCGGCACGTCGATCCGGCCTCGAAAACGCCGGCTTTCAAATCGATCCTGGTGCACGTCGAGTCGCCGGTGCGCGTCGCGGCCGGGGCGGGGGTTTAGCGGCTCTTGCAAACTCGGCCGCGTTCGAAATGATCGAACCGCGGCGCGGGTCATGAATGCCTCGATTGTATGTGAGTGACGGTCCCTACCCTCCCCCGACCCCTCCCTGACAGGGAGGGGAGTTTTTTTGGCGTTTAGACGAAGCGCTGAGTCAAACCGCGCGACCCTCGGGTGCCACTAGTGCCACTTAGTGCCACTGGTAGCTTGTCTACCAGTGTTCGACTTGTGTTCTGCACTGGTGGACGAGCCACCAGTGGCACCCAATTCCTTTTGAAACAGTCAAAGACGGTCTAAGCTCTCTCCCATGGATCCCGAAGCGCAATTCCTGTTCGTCACTTGCCAGGTCGGCGCCGAGCCGGCCGTGAAGAGCGAATTCGCGCGGCGCTGGCCTGCGTTTCGCTTTGCGTTTTCGCGCCCCGGGTTTCTGACGTTCAAGCTGCCGAGTCCGTACCGCGTGCCGGACGATT
Coding sequences:
- a CDS encoding ABC-F family ATP-binding cassette domain-containing protein, with the translated sequence MILLNVADIVKHFGPDPVLDGVTFEVRPGDKIGLVGPNGAGKTTLLSILAGHQSADGGTVELHSSARLDYLEQQPTIVPGRTLWEEAASALSSLTALAADAERTAHELAAANDPAEHKRLAERYERLQHELTHRDAYNIDHRIERVLEGLGFSREAFQQPIETLSGGQHNRLLLARLLLSEPDLMLLDEPSNHLDIEATQWLERFLADSPQAMIIVSHDRYFLDKVTNRTVELFRGTVDSYTGNFSAYWRQKAQRLEVQARTYEKQQELIAKTEDFIRRNHYGQNHAQAEDRRKKLARIERVEAPREIQAPPMGFTPADRTGDVVLRVEHLAKGYDRPLFADLSFDIQRGERWGILGPNGSGKTTLLRCLVGEEKADEGRAIIGTNVRIGYHDQQLRSLDCDAQVVDAIRPARKQFNEPQRRGLLARFGLVGDAVFQRVDSLSGGERSRAALAQLAADDANFLVLDEPTNHLDLWARDSLERSLLEFDGTVLLVSHDRYFLNRVVDHVLVVEPGRFREVAGNYDAYQHLVSQGLAGGGAGTKADDEREKPAAKRTGRNDKATKPKRKFPYRKVADLEKEIFERESRVEALHAELATPEALRDGQRVRAIQAEITEQQAALATLYPHWEEASELN
- a CDS encoding FdhF/YdeP family oxidoreductase, whose product is MKKLTSGGGWQAIRYTFSKARQAGGILKLWRAMRSRNACKTCALGMGGQAGGMVNEAGHFPEVCKKSLQAMVSDMQGGIPPEFFATYSVAQMQQFTPRELEHRGRLTQPMLHRRNENFYEPITWEDALARIADKLRGLRPDETFWYTSGRSSNEAGFLVQLMARLYGTNNVNNCSYYCHQASGVGLANTLGTGTATVQLEDLEHTDLVFVIGGNPASNHPRLMTTLMHVRRRGGQVIVINPVRETGMVNFRVPSDPRSMLFGSAIASLYVQPDIGGDLALLTGIAKRIVEMGAMDQRFLSEYCHGWTELEANLRSLDWRDLCERSGVAKSDIDRIAELYARAKNAVFSWTMGITHHLHGVQNVEAITNLALLRGMVGRPQAGLLPIRGHSNVQGIGSVGVSPKLKDAVFDRLQNYFGVQLPTAPGLDTMACMEAAETGRLRFGFCLGGNLFGSNPDATYAARAIANLDMIVYLNTTLNTGHAHGLAGETIILPVLARDEEPEVTTQESMFNYVRLSDGGPARHVGPRSEVSTIADLAGRVMPGHQPIDWHGMQSTHRIREAIAAIVPGFEQIATIDQTKKEFQIPGRTFHTPEFKTPDGKARLKVHELPDTGVTNGQLRLMTVRSEGQFNTVVYEDYDLYRNQDRRDVILMHPQDIARLGLRAEERVTVSSEVGTMPRILVRSFEEIKPGNVLMYYPEANVLVPRHVDPASKTPAFKSILVHVESPVRVAAGAGV